The bacterium genome segment GATCGACGCGCGCTACCACGGCATCGGCGCCTCCGGCAGCCTCGAGATCCGCCGCCGCAGCGGCCCGCCCTTCCGGATCACCGCCCTCCACCTCGAGGATCCCTACCTGCGGGCCGAACTCAGCACCCTGACGCCGGGGGAGGTCTACGCCATCACCGTCACGGTGCCGCCGGACATGCCGGCGGGCGTCTACCGCCCCTGGCTGCGCGTGGAGACCGACCGGCCGGATCAGCCCCTGCTGCGCATCCAGACCGAGGTCCGCATCGGCCAGCCGGGGCGCGGCGGGGGCCGCGCGCCCGGCGCCGGGGACTACTAGGCGGGAGTCGCGCGGCGGGAAAGCCGCTCCTGGGGCCGAAAAACGGGCCTTGCGGCCGCATTTCCGCTTCCAATCGCGGCCCGGCGCGCTATGATCGGCGCCGTGACGGAAGCGGCTTGTCCTTCCGCGAAAACGCCAAGGAGACCATTGCAATGGCAGTCAAGAAGACGACGAAGAAAGCAGCCGCGCCCGCGGGGATCAAGCCGCCGACGCGGAACGAAGTCTACCGCAGCGTCGCCGAGAAGACCGGCATGACGCGCAAGGACGTGGTGCTGGTCTGCGACGCGCTGACCGACGTGATGTTGAAGTCCGTCAAGAAGCACGGC includes the following:
- a CDS encoding DNA-binding protein, whose product is MAVKKTTKKAAAPAGIKPPTRNEVYRSVAEKTGMTRKDVVLVCDALTDVMLKSVKKHGTFNFLGLMKMTLVKKAAVKGGNLIRNPFTGEMVPQKAKPASRTVRIRPLKAVKDML